AACAGTATGTGCAATATCGAGAGTTGTATCTGTATTTTCTTGTCGCTGGATTAGGATTGATCCTGGTAGAAGTGGTTCTTTCGCAGACTCGATTCCGGAAGATACCGTAAGTGAAACAGGTGCCAGGATGCATCGTACAATACGTTAGCAAAGGTCGATAATGAAGTTTGCGAATGCTGACATTCTGTTTGCTCTGTTTGCGATACCGCTGCTGGTAATCTTTTTCTTCTGGGCAAAATATGCTCGTCAGCGAGCGAGAGACAGCTTTGCTCTGCCCTCCAAACTCAGCAGCCTTGCCGAGGACTATTCTCGTACAGGGCGTGTTACGAAGCATATATTCTTGCTGCTGGCACTGATATTTCTGGTGCTGGCTGCTGCGCGACCGCAGTGGGGCACTCACGCTGTCATGCTCAAGCGACAGGGCCTCGATATCATGATTATCCTCGATACATCCAAATCGATGGACGCCGAAGATATGAAACCGAGTCGTCTTGAGAAAGCGAAGCAGGAGATACGCGGCATTGTCGAGCGTTTGTCCGGTGATCGAGTCGGACTCGTGCTGTTTGCAGGTGCAAGCTTCGTTCACTGTCCTCTTACGCTGGACTATTCGGCATTCAATATTTTCATGGATGTCGTCGACAGCGATATTATCGAGACACAGGGGACAGCTATCGGTGATGCGGTCAAGACAGCAATCACCGCATTTGATCAATCTGAGCGGAAGTACAAGGTGATCATATTGATCACCGACGGTGAGGATCATGACACCAAGCCAATTGAAGCAGCCGAGAAAGCACATGAAGAGGGAATACGAATTTTCACCATAGGCATCGGGTCAGTGCGAGGCGAACCGATTCCGATCAAGAATCGGCGTGGGGATGTAGTCGGTTACAAGAAGAATGAAGATGGTTCGATCGTGATGTCGCAGTTGGATGAGCAAGCTCTACAGCGGATGGCAGATGTCACCGATGGACAATACTATCAAGCCACGGCCGGAGAAATTGAGCTCGATCGCATCTATGACGAAATTCTCGGCATGGAGAAGAAAGAGCTGGAAGGCTCGTTGATGACGCAGTACGAGGACAGGTTTCAATATCCCTTGGTTGCAGGAATAATCTTGCTTATACTGGAATTTCTGATCACCGACAAGAAGCTGGTGATTAGAGGACGGAAGAACTCATGAGAATTTGTTTGATAATTTTGGCGGTACTCATGCTGGCGACTGCCACTGCAAAGGCGGAGGAGTCGTTCAAGAAGTTGAACGATAAGGGTGGCAAGGCCTATGAGAAGGGCGATTATGCTGATGCACTGAAGCTGCTGGAAGAAGCCAGGAATGAGAATCCCGAGGACCCCGTCGTAAATTTCAATCTCGGAAGCGCATATCATCAGCAGGGTGATTATGACAGTGCCACTGCGACTTATAAGAACGTCATGGTCTCCAAGGACAGTACACTGCAGTCATACGCCAATTACAATGTCGGAAACACTGAATTCCGCAAGGGTGATTATGGCAAGGCTGTGGATGCATACAAGAAGAGTCTGGACTTGAACCCTGACGATCTTGATGCCAAGTACAACCTCGAACTTGCTCTCAGAAAGCTTGAAGAACAGCAGCAGCAACAGGATCAACAGCAGGATCAGGAGCAACAGAAGGACGAACAGCAAGACCAGCAGCAGAAACAGGATCAACAGGATAAGCAGCAACAGCAGGACAAGCAGGATCAGCAACAGGATCAAGATCAGCAAGACCAGCAGCAGAAACAGGATCAACAGGATAAGCAGCAACAGCAGGACAAGCAGCAGTCAGCGGCTGATGATAGCGATGAAGATCAACAACAAGAGCAATCGTCAGTGCAAGAGATGGAGATGAGCGAGGAGGATGCCGAGCGCCTCTTGAATGCCGTAATGGGCAATGACAGGGAAGTGCTCAAGAAGCTCGTCAAAGAGAAAGCGCCATCAGGCGGTTACAGCGGAAAGGACTGGTAAGAGTTGTTTCGGTGGGTCGCAACAATACTCCTGGCAATTACGCTGCCGGTCAGCCTCAGCGCTGACGATCTGACGTTCACCGCTGGAGTCGATCGCACGCAGGTCGCTGTCGGTGAGCAGATATCACTCGAACTGACCGTCGCAGGTTCTGTACAGGATCTTCCGGAGCCATCGACACCGCAGATAGCCGGATTCCAGGTCTTCGGTGCGGGACGTTCTCAGCAATTCTCATTCACAAATGGTGTGGTCTCTTCCTCAGTGACACACCGCTTTGTTCTCACGCCTCAGGCCGAAGGTTCACTGATTATCCCACGCCAATCGCTGTCTTACAAGGGGAAGACGTACGTCACGTCTCCAATCCAGATCACTGTGACCAAAGGTGCAGCAAGGGCGCCTCAGCAGTCGCAGCGAAGAGGGCAGCAGAGTGAGCAGACGAGCAACGGTCAATCAAGTGAGGACGACTTTTTCATCGAGACAGTAGTCAGCAAAGACACAATATAC
This genomic window from Candidatus Zixiibacteriota bacterium contains:
- a CDS encoding VWA domain-containing protein, whose protein sequence is MKFANADILFALFAIPLLVIFFFWAKYARQRARDSFALPSKLSSLAEDYSRTGRVTKHIFLLLALIFLVLAAARPQWGTHAVMLKRQGLDIMIILDTSKSMDAEDMKPSRLEKAKQEIRGIVERLSGDRVGLVLFAGASFVHCPLTLDYSAFNIFMDVVDSDIIETQGTAIGDAVKTAITAFDQSERKYKVIILITDGEDHDTKPIEAAEKAHEEGIRIFTIGIGSVRGEPIPIKNRRGDVVGYKKNEDGSIVMSQLDEQALQRMADVTDGQYYQATAGEIELDRIYDEILGMEKKELEGSLMTQYEDRFQYPLVAGIILLILEFLITDKKLVIRGRKNS
- a CDS encoding tetratricopeptide repeat protein, which produces MRICLIILAVLMLATATAKAEESFKKLNDKGGKAYEKGDYADALKLLEEARNENPEDPVVNFNLGSAYHQQGDYDSATATYKNVMVSKDSTLQSYANYNVGNTEFRKGDYGKAVDAYKKSLDLNPDDLDAKYNLELALRKLEEQQQQQDQQQDQEQQKDEQQDQQQKQDQQDKQQQQDKQDQQQDQDQQDQQQKQDQQDKQQQQDKQQSAADDSDEDQQQEQSSVQEMEMSEEDAERLLNAVMGNDREVLKKLVKEKAPSGGYSGKDW